The Pseudomonadota bacterium genome includes a region encoding these proteins:
- a CDS encoding TetR/AcrR family transcriptional regulator, which translates to MSVSTRDRILDAAEQLFAEQGFHPTTLRQITQDAGANLAAVNYHFGSKQALMLALFRRRLDALNAARLERLDALENDRGRPNLEAVLDAFVQPALEFTRGGDAEGQRFMQLLLRAFADRDTALQAAMRQEYAHVMRRFAEAVGQALPGGGTKPAEAAA; encoded by the coding sequence TTGTCCGTTTCAACCCGTGACCGAATCCTGGACGCCGCCGAACAGCTGTTTGCCGAGCAGGGTTTTCATCCGACAACGCTGCGCCAGATCACCCAGGACGCCGGGGCCAATCTGGCCGCCGTCAACTATCACTTCGGCTCCAAGCAAGCGCTGATGCTGGCCCTTTTCCGGCGCCGCCTCGATGCCCTCAACGCGGCCCGGCTCGAACGCCTTGACGCCCTGGAAAACGACCGGGGCCGCCCGAACCTGGAGGCCGTGCTCGATGCGTTCGTGCAACCGGCCCTTGAGTTCACGCGCGGCGGCGATGCCGAAGGGCAGCGTTTCATGCAGCTGCTGCTGCGCGCCTTCGCCGACCGCGATACGGCCCTGCAGGCCGCCATGCGGCAGGAATACGCCCACGTTATGCGCCGCTTCGCCGAAGCGGTCGGCCAGGCGCTGCCGGGGGGCGGAACGAAGCCGGCTGAGGCAGCAGCTTGA
- a CDS encoding prepilin-type N-terminal cleavage/methylation domain-containing protein, protein MTDTQRGLTFIELIIGLSVLAVIVTAAIPAFGQFLERQRVTSHANSLVAHLQFARHEAIVRNAPVTACPSADGRHCSDDNRWDAGWIVYLDPDTDSQPASADRVLRVVAATNELVLHSGGRLRVRFRPDGAAYGTNLTIRVCPPGDPDNARAVIVSNPGRVRATGDVRPAECQLDG, encoded by the coding sequence ATGACTGACACGCAACGCGGACTGACCTTCATCGAACTGATCATCGGCCTGTCCGTTCTGGCGGTCATCGTGACCGCCGCAATCCCGGCCTTCGGACAATTCCTCGAGCGGCAGCGTGTGACCAGCCACGCCAACAGCCTCGTGGCGCATCTGCAGTTTGCCCGTCACGAGGCCATTGTGCGTAATGCCCCGGTGACCGCCTGCCCCAGCGCCGATGGCCGTCACTGTAGCGACGACAACCGCTGGGATGCCGGCTGGATTGTCTACCTCGACCCCGACACGGACAGCCAACCCGCCTCGGCCGACCGGGTGCTGCGCGTCGTCGCCGCCACGAACGAACTGGTGTTGCACTCCGGCGGTCGTCTGCGGGTTCGCTTCCGGCCTGATGGCGCAGCCTACGGCACGAACCTCACGATTCGCGTCTGCCCGCCAGGCGACCCGGATAACGCCCGTGCCGTGATCGTCTCGAACCCCGGGCGGGTCCGCGCGACTGGCGACGTACGCCCGGCCGAGTGCCAGCTCGACGGCTGA